AGCTTCAGGGTTCTGAAGCAAATATCATACAGAGCTTCATTGTCCAGAACCATACATTCATCGGCATTCTCAACAAGCTGGTGAACTGAGAGGGTTGCATTGTAAGGCTCTACAACAGTGTCAGAAACCTTTGGTGATGGGAACACAGAGAAAGTGAGCATCATTCGATCCGGATACTCTTCTCTGATCTTGGAGATAAGAAGAGTGCCCATTCCTGATCCAGTTCCACCTCCCAAAGAGTGGCAAACCTGAAATCCTGTAAACAAATTGGAATGAACAATGACGGTCAATGCTTCATTCATGATAAAAGTCAACTACGTTAAATTGCCATGAATATTTGagattaaaacacaaaataggaaataaaactGAAAGGCTACAATAGTCCCACATTTACAATGAGCAGAAACACATTGTTCATGCGTCAACAAGAGTTGTAGAACACAGTACTGCAAAGTTATACTACAAAATCTCATTGAAGATATAATCTAAAGTACATAAATTTGACAGATCTGCAACACTCTAAAAGCCATATCAACAACGCagcaataaaattaatataaccaGATTCGCAAtaacaatgaaaaataaactGAAATGGAAACAGAAGCATTACACTACTGAATCAAGAAATCTATAACAATACACTCAAAACACTTCGAGCCATCGATCAACGTCGAagcaaaaatgataataaaagaaaagaaaacggttcaataaaaaaaataaaaacattaagtAGAGGCAGAGCGATCGACAGAACCTTGAAGACAGTCGCAGTTCTCGGCCTCCTTACGAACCACATCGAGAACAGAGTCGATGAGCTCGGCTCCCTCGGTATAGTGCCCCTTGGCCCAGTTGTTCCCGGCTCCGGACTGCCCGAAGACGAAGTTATCCGGCCGGAAGATCTGACCGTAGGGCCCCGACCTCACACTGTCCATCGTCCCCGGCTCAAGATCCATCAACACGGCGCGTGGAACGAATCTCCCGCAACTCGCCTCATTGTAGTAGACATTGACTCGCTCAAGTTGCAGATCGTTGTCGCCGTGGTATCGCCCCGTCGAGTCGATGCCGTGCTCGGCGCAAACCACTTCCCAGAACTTGGCTCCGATCTGGTTGCCGCATTGGCCGCCTTGGATGTGCAAGATCTCACGCATTTTGCAGAGAATGTGAAGAAAACCGGTTCAGCGATAGAAAAAAAATGCGAGATATTTCAAGAAAGACAGAGATTGGGAATTATAGCTTTGAGCGAAATTGGGATTGGAGGGTGAGGGTTTTTATGGAGGAGAGATGACGGTTTGTGAGTCGCCGTCAAGTGGGGTTCTTGGAGAGATGACGGATGGTGACGGCGCCGTTTAGTTTAGGtgggaatttgaatttttaaaatttgggaacCCTGATTTCTCGATTTGCTGTTGGTCTGCGTGTAAGGGTTAGGCTCCGTTTGGAAGGTGTAAATAACATAAGCATAAAGCATTCATTTCATTCCTTTTTCATTTGTTGGGGTTTTTAAATACTCTAAAAATACTGTGTTTCTTGAACtggttaattaaatttattttacaccttcaaatgaataaataaataaatactttatgACTGCAAATGTTCATTGATAGCACAAAAAAAGTAGTAtgaagttaaatatatatatatatataatttgtcgtttttgaaatatttctttaatttttgtctttaagataatttttttaaataaccaaaaaaaaaaatcataaaaataatctaaatcaCGGGCtgaaattatttaagaaaaagaaCAATTCTTATGTCTctgtcatttattttatttatttcgcATCGCCTTAGCTTTTCCAAATGCTCAAGTTCCAATCCAAACGGGAcctcaaattttattttctggCGCACGCAAGTGGAGCGGTAGATACTCAAGTGTGAGCACAGTTGGCACGTGGACCGGAGACGGATCACGTGACCGTACACTGTCACGGTCACCGTCTAAGAAGAAGCAAATATGTTAGACGAATCCGGTTCGGCCCATTGAAGTTTGAAGCAAAAAATCCCATCCGTGGGCCCATGTAATGTAATAAACTTGGGTTTTACTCTTTAATGAAATGTGGGGAGTGTTTGGAGTGAACTATAAGATAACCCCCCAAGACCCAGATGCCATATGGAAAAGAAAGAATACGATATGATGGATTGGATGCCGTAGAAAGAAGCTTCCAACTGacaacaaaaagaagaaggaagaggcaAAGGCAGAGGAGGAGGCAAGTCATCAAGGAAATCTTCCTTCATTCCAAAGTAAGGAATATTGTGGCTGCTTGGTTTTGGGttccttcattttttatctattttcatacaCGACTGGCTTCGATCGTATCCCATCTGGATATTAATAGGTAGGTGCATAGCATAATCGTAATAGTTTTATTCAAAGTCTccaaaaattttagttaaaacaACGGTTAGAGATTTGATGATCATATTCATGTCATAATGCAGCCAGCCGTTAATGCATCTTAATAATATTCACAAATTGAATTGTTTGGGGGGTTTGAGAGGCACTCAAGATGGAGGATTGTACAAGATCTGCTATCACTTTTTGAATCACACAGACATTTATTCACAAGATTTAGTCTTGTCACCCtatgcctgcctgcctgcctgcctgccatCCTTCCTAATCCCAACCTTTGATTGATTAGGTAGATCCCATACATAGTGTGGCTAGGATGGATGGCAAGGGGGTTTGCTCACTCCCCTCAACAAATTTAAGTGTAATCCTTAGTATATGTGACAATGTTATAGTAATAAGTAATCTGGAGTCTTATACTGGCCTTATATTGAAAAAGAAACATTGCCCCcaacaatttgattttttaacattaaaaagaaaagtttaTAGAATCATAATTAAACAGAACTCAAAGAGTGAAATGTGGGTCAATGCCTAACTAATGAATCATGTTAATTTGAAGACTTCGAGGTCATCTACTTGGGTTATGGATATGTTTTAGTGAGGGAGAATACTTTAGAATTTATTtgccacacacacatatatatatatatagttatagtTGGAAGAAGATTGGGTGATTACAATTGGAAATTTGAACTAATTGTAATTCAATTATTAACTTAAGGGATTACTTCTCCTTCACTGGGCCAAGAAGCTTAGGCTTGGTTACTCTATTAACTTtagttttataataattagAGTAAATttcaaacacaattttttttttgtaattttaaaagaGGGTTATTCCTGTGTAAGTGATATCCTCTTATTTTTAAGTAAGAAcagtttaatttattaaaatttttaaaatgttctatttctttacttactcttttaaaattacaaaaaacaaaTTACTCATCTATGATACTAGGGATGACAATTTCAACTGAAACCGTGAGGAATCGAACCGGTCAATACGGTTAAAAATTGTTTGACTGGATTGAtttggtttgggaaaaaatcgaatactgtttcaatgggtatagtttgattataattttcactaaattcaaactaaaattCGAACTGAATATGTaggtaaccgaaccgaatatgcatatatataatatatttatttattaatatattatatatacacataatatatattgactaatgtatttttttataatattttaattaatgcattaaaaatatataaaataattaacaaataaaaataaaatctaatcttaaattattttatttttatcaatcaaataatatatccaataagtttgaAGTTGATTTGTAACTTTAcgcaaaaaaaaataactttattaaagtttgtctttgtttgtcatggagttatcaaattttttatgaatactATTTGTAAGAGTTtagtctttgtttgttggtatagatctaattaaaaaaatcatggttaaaatcgaaatcgaatggtttggttatggcttttaatttttaaaaccaatgggtaatggttttgttttagttttaataatttaagtttggtttgattataattttggcaaaaattgaaatcaaactaAACCATTATCAATCCTAGATGAAACCCATCAATGTGGGTTGCAGGGGAATGAGAGAAGGAAAGAGATATAAATCCTGAGTTGAAGTCGAATCTCttaaaattcaaagaaattagaaaatgattctttaaacttagattaagtttgaataaatatttgagaaattctatttgcacttattttttttttttttgttcttcacaATCACCTTTAcaattataacaattatttttcaaaaatatccttTAGTGTATACAGTCATCTCACTTACTATTCGCACACACTATCATCGCACCCGACCATTATCATCCATCATCGTAAAGTTCTCATGACAATCGCGACTGTCTATCATTGTACTCGTCGGCGGTCACATTCACCCATGACGAATGTGACCATCCATCATCGTACTAGACTATCATTGCCAGTGGTCATATTTCTTGTGGCCGCTAGTGATGAAGATGTGTGTAAAGAGTAAGTGAGATGATTGTTTACATTAaaaggtatttttaaaaaataattgttataattgTAGAAATTGCATGTGAAGAGTGTGAAGAGTAAAGGTGATCagtgtaaataaaatttttctaaagttttttttttttttttttaactaaaagtTTGAACTTAGCTTTAAAATTATGGGTTCAAAGAACCCAtaaattttgagagttttaaaCCTAAATTCTAGACTCATCAGTGACAAAAGAGGGGAGACAACAGGAGAAGGAAAAAGGATAAGAAAGAAATTCTCAATTTAGGCCAattttttggaagatttgaagaAACCGTAAAGGGGTACATGTTAAAGAACCCAAATATGGGttttttcaaaaccaaatgtTAAAGAACTTCTGGCTTCTTTGAGCTTAGATTCTAGAGTCTAACTCACTGGTGATGATTGCAAAGAAGAAAGATGATCCCCAACGGCATAGCCAAGTGGTAAAAGGTTAACCTGAAAGTTTGTCTGAAGGTTCTTAGTGTAGATtcaatttttgggaaaaaaaaatgcttttttCTGAAAGAGACCTTAGAAGTGATATTAGTGGTGCTAAGGCTTGTCATCCTGATTATTTGGCTACATCTCTCGATTTACTTGTTAATGTAACTCTAGGGATAAGGTGGCTAAGAACGCTAATAATATGGCGTaatccaaaaaaaagaaagatgatgaAAGAGAGACTTATACTAAACATCACTTGTCATATCTTCTTCACCATCGATAAGCCAATCCTATCCCATGTTCACCACAAAGTGATAGGGTTTTTTTCATGTGGGTGTGTTTAAtagtatttaattaaaaaatatattgtttaatttatataaaaaataaaatatttttttaaataatttttttttataaaaaataagtcaaaacatCATTTAATGGTTATattatagaatttaatttcaataaaaaaatataatgtatcaaataataaagataaaatttaattttttaaatgtgacattttttatgaaagtttATCAAACACACTtaagaatagaaaaaaagaaaatatttttaaatataaaaacaaaaaagttattatattttatttattaatggcaagagagatatataatattattgaaatgaTAAGAATAATCGATATAATTTACTCAAACCTTAAGTGGTGTCTCAATTTTATCTTACAACtaattagtcactaatattttatatttaaagccTAATTAAAGCAATGTAAAAACCAAACAAAGGATGGAACCCAACAACGCACAAACATTTTATCCAGTAGCTAGCTTCACAAAAATTAGACTAGAAAGCCCACAAAATCGCTACACAGAAAAATGTCACTATATCACAAGGACTGTGGGAGCCAAGAACAAGGGGGTTATCCTTAATTATACCATTTGTGATTTAGATCATTTTCTCACAAAAGAttcaaaaagtttaaatttagcATTTGATGAGACCTATATGCAgctgtattttttttaacaacGCCTTGGGTTAATTAATCTAGAGTTTAATGCCATTAATTAACAATCTTATTCCTCTGCAATAAAAGACAATCTTATTGGAATTAATTAATGACGtgcttttaatatgtttcaaatgtcaaatttaaatcaaaatgaatctatgtaattaaaattacacataGATCATAAGGTGTCTCTCCCAAATATTAACACCTGACCTGGTTTAGGTAGAATTTATTCTATTATCTTGTTTAACACTATATCAACTAGCTTAACCTAATGGAAtgatttatttgaaatgaaaaaaaaaaaaaaaaactagctaTTGATAACTTTGATTGCCAAATTTAAATCATAGATAACGGGTGCCTGAAAGACCTAAATAATTAAGAGGCCAACgtagaattttgggaaaaaaaaaaaaagaagaagaagctggaaaaCTCAGAAATATATATGGAGCCTCATCATTCAAAGatgaattaaattatattaaattaaccAGAAGAGATCGATCCTGAAGGTGAAGGAGCCATGCATGGACGTACGGATACAGATGATGAGGTGTGAGGTTAAAGAGGGGTTCGTGGACAAAGACAAATTAAGCCTGTGATGCCAATTAGACAATTAATCACAACCTTTAATAATTAAGTGCATGCTCCCTCAAACTTCTCTCCACCTCCGATCCCCGGCCGCATTTGTCTCTTCTCCTAAAACAGCTtaattctctttccctctctttgaCTCTTCCCAAATCCCAAgatctcttcttccttctccattccccctctctctctctcttaatttcttCTCTCCCATTGCCATTTGCCTTTGTGCTGCTCCCAGAATTAATTAAGCCACCATGGTATATCTGGTTTCTctacttttcctttttattaatttatttgttttctcaGCTGGCCGGGGTTCATGAAATTAAACAATGAAAATTCTGAAAACAAAACCATTCTCATTCTGTGTACGTAACGATAATTTCTGGAACGAACGAGATTTTCTTCTCCTGTTGTTTCTTAAACTTTGAGTAATTTCAACACAATGTTTtagaaagaaattaagaaaacgTACTATTAATAATTCTtccataaaaaatgtatatatcatgatcaaaatatataatactgCCACcatacatacaaatatatatatatatatatttatatttgtctaTTCTATTGTGCGTGGTAGGCGAATTCGGCGTCCGGAATGGCGGTTGAAGACGACTGTAAACTGAAGTTCTTGGAGCTAAAGGCGAAGAGGAACTACCGCTTCATCATCTTCAGGATCGAGGGCCAACAGGTGGTGGTGGAAAAGCTCGGCAGCCCGGAGGAAAGTTACGAAGACTTCACCGCCTCCCTCCCCGCCGACGAGTGCCGCTACGCCGTCTTCGACTTCGACTTCACCACGGACGAGAATTGCCAGAAGAGCAAGATCTTCTTCATCGCCTGGTACATATATACCACGTAACCATGCCTAGCTAGCtactttattataattattatgttatatatatatatatataataatttgaagTTTTGATGAGAatgattaataaatattaattaatatattgatgaaatatatatatataattatataatgtcAGGTCTCCTGATACCTCAAAGGTGAGGATGAAGATGGTGTATGCGAGTTCCAAGGATAGATTCAAGAGGGAGCTTGACGGCATACAGGTTGAGCTGCAGGCAACAGACCCCAGTGAAATGAGCATGGACATTGTAAAAGCTCGAGCGATGATCTGATCAATTACCAAAcccattattatatattaatttattatttctcttCCCCTGTTAATTAATTCCTTGTCAAATTTTACATTTGTGGCCGCCCTTCCTTTTGTTAATTTCCCTGCTATTGTACTCATCAACCATGCACACGTAGGctagtaatttaattaatatatatatatattaatgtcctgtattattatcattattatatatctTGTGTCATACGTGTTTGTTTGTCGTcctaatttctttctcattaatCCCAATTATATAACTTCTCACTCTTAATCATGTACTGGGCTAACTTCTCATTCTTTATGTACCCTATTAAGGACTAATATTGTTTGAGATGAGCATCCCTGCTCGAGAGACGAGACCTTGGAGGATCTCTCTTCAGGGTTTCCTGAGCTTCCCTATTAAGGACTACCATAAGTAACATTAGAGACCTTCAAGACTTTTTAGCCTCTTGGAATCAAATAATATAGTTGAAAATTAGGTTACTTCTTAAAAACTACTAAATTTTACTAAAGTGTatcaatttcataataaataaatacctttTGAGTTTGCAAAACTGCACATTTTCGCAGACAAAATAGACCTTAGTTGGTATCAATCTGTGCCAgcattttcaaaacaattagAAACTATTCTCttggtattttaatttttagttttaaattttaaatttatttttaattttgtattttaagtatttattttaattttattttttaaatatttattttaaaattac
This genomic stretch from Diospyros lotus cultivar Yz01 chromosome 1, ASM1463336v1, whole genome shotgun sequence harbors:
- the LOC127810047 gene encoding actin-depolymerizing factor 7; this translates as MAVEDDCKLKFLELKAKRNYRFIIFRIEGQQVVVEKLGSPEESYEDFTASLPADECRYAVFDFDFTTDENCQKSKIFFIAWSPDTSKVRMKMVYASSKDRFKRELDGIQVELQATDPSEMSMDIVKARAMI